The following are from one region of the Abiotrophia defectiva ATCC 49176 genome:
- a CDS encoding GNAT family N-acetyltransferase, protein MINYRHDKEISDVQLRPLYQAVGWTAYLDQVSDLGQMLAASQDVISAWDQDQLVGLVRTVGDGHYVALIQDILVLPAYQKQGIGRQLLNRIQEASRAYRQVFLVTDTTPWNQSVREWYDRRGLVGFAQAELTGFLANQGD, encoded by the coding sequence ATGATCAATTATCGTCATGATAAGGAGATTTCTGATGTCCAGTTGCGACCGCTCTATCAGGCAGTCGGTTGGACTGCCTACCTAGACCAGGTATCTGACCTGGGTCAGATGCTGGCGGCTTCCCAAGATGTCATCAGCGCCTGGGACCAAGACCAGCTAGTGGGGCTGGTGCGAACAGTGGGAGATGGCCACTATGTGGCCTTGATTCAAGACATCTTAGTTCTGCCAGCCTATCAGAAGCAGGGCATAGGCCGACAATTGCTGAATCGAATTCAGGAAGCCAGCCGGGCCTATCGTCAGGTCTTTCTGGTGACTGACACCACGCCTTGGAACCAGTCTGTCCGGGAATGGTATGACCGCCGTGGCTTAGTGGGCTTTGCCCAGGCGGAGCTAACTGGATTTTTAGCCAATCAAGGAGATTAG